Part of the Elusimicrobiota bacterium genome, ATCGGTCCGATGTTTTCCAGCCGGACAAACAGGCTTCCAGTTTGGCCAATAGTTCCTCTTGTTTAAACGCGCCAGCCACCGAGATCACGGCTTGATCGGGAATGACCACTTTTTTATGGAGCGCCAAGAGATCGTTGCGTGTGAGTTTGGTAACCGTTTTTTCGTTGGGTTCCTCGGCGTAGACATGGTTTTTCCCATACACCACATCCCTAAACGCGCGTCGAGCGATTTGGTTGGGCGTCTCATTTTTTCTCAAGAGCCCCTCTATCACCTTCCCTTTGGCCAGGGACAATTGATCTGCCTGAAACGCGGGAGCCAAGAGAACGTCTCTCAAGAGGTCCAGACCGCTGTCCAACTCTTTGGATAGGCACGAAAGAGAAATCGTAACCACTTCTTTATCCGCTCCCGTTTCAATTGAAATGGCTTTTTGTTCAAGCTCGTCGTTCAGTTGATCGGCGGAGCGAGTCAGTGTTCCTCCCGCTCTCCAAACCGCGCCCAAAAAATTAAAAGATTCCGGCGTCTTTTCATCCGCGGGGCTGGTCCGAATCCGGATATTGAGCGTGAGGAGCGGCAATTCATGATCTTCCAACACATAGACCACCGCCCCATTTTTCAATTGAACGCGTTGGGCCTGCGCGGGCTTAAAATCGAGAGGTGGCGTGTCAACTTTAGGCGGCACAGCGAAAAGAGGAACGAGCGTGAAAAATACTAGGAAGATTCCATTCATCCCTGTAGTGACTGTTGCGAAAGTAAGCTTTAAGCCGTCATCCCGGCAATCTTTTGGCCGGGATCCAGGTTCACCGTCGGGCGAAAACCTGGGCCCCGTACCGACCAAGATCATTGGGGAATGGTGCGAGGTCCAGGTTCTCATCCGGGCGAAAACCTGGGCCCCGGCCAGAAACATGCCGGGGCGACGACGAAAGATCCTTGTTATACATCCTCTAAAGAATGAGGTGGAGTTTCGTTGTGATCTGTTCACTTTTTCCTCCTCAGCACCGCGACGGTCCGATTCGACTCGGTGAGATAGGTTTGCGCCACGCGTTTCACATCAAGAGCGGTGACGGAGCGAATGCCCTGAATCAATTGAATGAGGAAATTCCAATCGCCCGCCACGGATTCATAATAGGCCAATTGGCTCGCGAGCCCTTCATTGGAAGCCAAACCTCGAATCACGGCGGACTCCAAATTGTTTTTCACTTTTTCCAGTTCGGCTTCCGTGGGCCCCCGTTTTTGGATCTGCTCCACTTCGGCCCAAATGGCTTTTTCCAAATCCTGAACCGTATGCGGAGCGCGTGGAGCGCCCCCCATCACAAACAAATTGGGATCTCTTTCTCCAGGCGCGGAACCGCCCGCCCACACTCCCACGCCAATCCTGTTTTTCTCGACAATGGTCCGATTAAAACGCGAGGTGCGGCCCGAGCTGAGAATATCTTGCAGCACATTGAAAGCGGGTTCATCGGCATGGCGCATATCGGGCCGATGGTAACCGATGAGAAGCGAGGGTTCGGCGTCAAACTCCACTTGAACCCGGCGTTCCCCTTCTTGCAGCGGTTCCACGGGAATACGAATTTCTTCTGGAGAGGGAGTGGACGCAATGGAGGCGAAATGACTTTCGCAAAGTTTTTGAATGTCCTGGGTTTTCACCCCCCCCGCGATGGCCAACACCAAACGACTGATGTCATAGTGTTGTTTAAAGAAACGAGTGGCATCTTGGCGGGTCACGCGCGAGATATCGCTTTCCCATCCCACAATCGGCCGCCCATACGGATGCGCCACAAAAGCGGCCGCGAGAAACGCCTCCCATAATTTTCCCTGGGGAGAGGTGTCGATTCGCATACGTCTTTCTTCCAACACCACCGAACGCTCTTTGTAAAACTCGCGAAGCACGGGGTTTTTTAGCCGGTCAGCCTCCATCGCGAACCAAAGCTTCACTTGGTTTTTAGGCAATGACACTGTGTAATTCGTGAAGTCATAGCCGGTAGAAGCGTTTAGATTTTGCCCCCCCGCCCGCTCGTAAATGCGCCAATATTCTTCCGGCTCCAGGAGTTTCTCATGTTCCTTGTTGAGTTCCTCCAATTTCTTGTGATCCCCCGCCTGCTCGGCTTGGTCAATTTGGTCCAACAGCAGGGCCTCTTTCGCGTAGTTTTTTGTCCCAATTGTTTTGGTGCCTTTAAACAACATGTGTTCAAACATGTGGGCCAAACCCGATTTTCCCGATTCATCATCCAAGCCACCGGTTCGAACATACATCGCGAATGAAACGGTCTGTGATTCGGGCCGCTCCAATACCAGGACCCGCATACCATTCTTAAGCACGAATTTATGGACGCGCGACGGAAAGGCGGCGATGGGATCGGGAGTTCCCGGCTCGCCATAAATAGGAAGATGAAATATAAGAATGAACGATAGGGCGCCTATCAACTTCATTCTTCGCTCCGTTTGAAGAACGGGGTTCCATATTTATCGAAAGCGGCCTTCAGCGAACGGTTGATGAGTGTGATGTCCATGGTCTTCCCTTTTTCGAGAACGCCTTCAGAGGCTTTTGCCACGAGGCCGGCGATCCGTTTAAAATTTTCTTGCGATTCGTCCCGCAATCGAAGCCCCAGCAAAAGACGGGACCCCGAATCATCGGCAATCTGAATAAAACAACCTTCCAACACGCCCGGGAGCGTAACGAACAATTGTTTGAACTTGGATTCGAGTTTGCTCGCGTCATCCACGGGCCGGCCCACACTGACCCGCGTGTCTTTCGGGATGTGACGAATTTCCTCCGTGGGAGGTTCCGGCACACGCCCCTCCGCCATCGAGGCGATAAAATCCGGATGCAAACTGAGCGTGATGCCCTGAGGCCCAATAAGAACAATATCATGCGGGTTTCCCATCAAACGACGGAAAAGTTCTTTGGATCCCATAATGAGATGACGCACGTCTTTTTCAATATAGGTCACCATGGTGGGTTGCGACGTAAAAATCCAAATGACTTTTTTTCCAGAAGGGTCCACACCCAACAACAGCGGCAATTGTTTTTCCGACTCGTCCGGCGTCCCCCCCGCCAGCGGAACAACCAAATGGGCGTTGAGAAGCGCGTCCCAAAAGAGCCCCGGGCTCACCGATTGCTCTTCGAACACTTTTTGCATGAGCCCCTCGAGCGCTTCGTGGGGAATCAAGGGATCCTTCATGAAAGGCCTTTCCAATCCGACAATTTTCGCCACCAGAGAATTTCCCCATCTTCCCAATCATTGTTGACGATAGCGGGGCGAATGGCGAGAACATCAGCGGGTTCGAGACCTTTGTCCATGACGGCTGGTTCGCCTGAAATACGGCAACCAAAAATCGCGATTTCCGGCATATGCCCCACCAACAACAACGAAGATTTCTGGATATAGTCCAAGGCCACCTTCATCAAGGTTTTATAGTTGACCCCAGAAGAAAGGTCGGGGAGAAAAACAGGGTCCGGCAGAGCCAGAAAGCGGGTGAGCAGAAGAGCGGTGTCTTGCGCGCGTTTGTAAGGGCTGGACAAAACCAGCGGAACGGAAAACCCCACCCGTTTCATTTCACCCAAACCCTTTTCTAATTCGGAGATGCCTTTTTTGCTTAAAGGGCGATCGGCGTCGCTTTTTCGCCACTCCAGCGCCGGCACCGCCTCCGCATGCCGCATCAAATAAATTTCCATGGGGATATGACCGGTGTTAAGGTTGGGATAACAAAGGTAAATTTGTCTTGATACGGCTCAATTCTTTCAATGGGATATGGTGACTCACGTCAAGAATTTCAATCCCATAAATCTGACCAGATTTATCCATGTCAACCATGAGACCTTCATGCAACATAACTGTTTTTTTTATTTTTTTAGAGGGCTGTAATTTAATGTAAAGCGCATCAGCCTTCTTATCGAATGTAACATCCATGCTTATTTTCCCTCCACCCAGTAAACAGTAATGACGATGATCCGCCCTCTTTTTTTGATGTAAACAACTTCCAATATCTTTTTGCCAACATATTTGCGTACCACCCTGCGATTTCCAAAACTCATTCGAACAAAAGAAGGGTATCGCACGGCACTCCCCACTTGATTATGGGTTACCCCGCGATCCTTCATCCGCTCCAAAGCATGATTCGTATAGGTAAAAAGGAGATAATTCATCGATCTATGGATCGAGGGGTCGCCTATTTCAGCATTTAATGGAGATTTTGTCGTCGGGGGGGGGGAGTGAAGCTCGCCAATCAATTAGGCGAAGGTGTAGGAATAAATTTCCTCTGAAATCCGTTGTTCCATCGTTTGGGTTCTGATGGGAACCGTCAAGGTGAAAAGAATCTTCTGGACATCGAACATCTGGAGCAAGGAGGTGTCGTGAAGAGAATCGAGATCGAACAACATCCGGTCGGAAATAATCTGAATCTCCTGGATATTAGGATTGGTTATGCGGGCTTGCGACAACAAGGAAACAAGCACTGGGGTGGCGTCAAACCGTCCGGTGGTTTGATTGAGCGCAATTTCTACATTTGCATCGGCGAACAAAAGCTGATTGATTTGCATCGCGCCTTCTATAAGGTCCAGCCTTTTCATTATAGCGATCCTCTTGGCAGCTGATTCGGCGAACTGAATTTCACCACGCAACCTCTCAACCAAACTCTGCATTTGTTTTTGACTGGCCGGAACCCCCACCGCGGGAACGGGTGTTCCCTCTTTTTGTTGAATTTTTAGTTTCTCCAATGTGAGGGCCAAGGCCGCCCCCATATCATTGATGTCGCACATGAAAAATTTCCCCACAGTGCCCTCTCTCACGGATACGTCCAACTCCGCGCTCAACAAACCTTGACGCGTCACGCTTTTTCTTCTCACCGCGCTTTGAAGCGCCCGTTGTTTTTGAACGCGTGAGGGGGTCCATTGGGCGGCTTCTTTCCGTGAGGCCTCTGGCACCTGCCCCTCCAGCGTGTTCACTGAAACTCCGTCCCAATTGAGAATCACCACACGGCCCTGATTGTTGGGAGCGATGTGCTGAACCGCTTCGTTCAATACGTTTTTACGCGTCTCGGCGACCAACGCAGCGCGTTGGACCTGGCCGATGGGATTCTCCGCCGATTGAACCTGGGCCCAATTGGGGGATGGGGTTACGCTTCCCTCCGAGGCATTCTTCTTGGCGCTTGCTCCAGTCCTATGCTCCAAAAGAATTTCGGAGAATAGCGTTCGAACCCCGGCGACGGTGAATAATTCAGCCGGCAGCCGGCCCCGATCTGAACCTGTTTGTTCAAACAAATTGGTCCGAAGGCGATTGGCATCCGCCAAGAAACTTTTCGCCAGGAGTTCATCATCCACCCCGAAACCAGACAAAATTTCATGGGACACAATGATCATATCCGCCAAACGTTCCGCGTCCTCAGAAGAAAGTTGATTATTCTGTTCCTGCAGCAAATCCATTAAATTTTCGCGCTCCTGCTGGACGGCTTGGACCGAAAATAAAATATCCATCTGATTCTGTTTGGAATCCGACCGGACAAAGGGCTTCACCCGTTCGTTTGAGTCGTTGATACCCGCGTCATCAGAAAGGGCCTGGATTTTTAAGGACTCAATAGGGAACAGAGACCCGTCACCCCTCACGAACAAATCTTCAAGTTGCTTGGCCGCCAACCAAAGTTGCCCCGATTCATCTGCATTTTCCCGCGATAATTCAAGATCTCTTTTTGTCGATTTAACATTGGTGTTGTAAAGGGTCACAATGGCTTCAAAGACCGGCGTGTTGAGCTGAAAAACAGGAGCCAAAAGGGCCGCTATCAAAGTTAAATTGGGAAGACTGTTCTCCAAACCTTGCTGCTGATCGGTTAAACCCGCCAGCGCCGTTGTTAAATCGGTATCCCTAATTGATTGATTCAATTCCGAAAGGGTCCCAATCAGTTGATTAAGTTGAAGGTCACGCAATAAAATCACGCGCAGGAAGGCGGTTAATATGTCAACACTTTTCCAACCGGTCAAACCATCCATGATCGGGGCGGCGGACGGAACAGAATTGGCTTTTCTTGGTGAGCTGATAATGGGTGGTTCAGTAGAAAGGGATGAAGTTTTCCCATTGCGGTTGTTATTAGAAGTTGCACCTCCTTCCAAGAAGGGGAAGACTTGTCGCCTCAAGCGGGTTTGAACGGTTTCTGCTTGAAACAATAGGGTTCTGGCCTTTTTCAGATTTGATGGAGTTTTTGTGTCTCGCTGAATGATGAAAAACCAACCCACAAAGAATAACAGGGCGCTCATTGGAAGTAAAACGAGGACCGAAGGCGCGACCACAGCCATGACCACGGTCAGAACTCCGAATATCAACTCGCCTCCCAGAATCATTCGAATGACCAGCGGAGAAGTGACCTGTTCTTCAAAATGAGCCACCAGCACTTTGGCCCGCTCAACCCGTGCGTTGGCCTGAGCGAAAAGGGCGTGAATTCGAGAGGATGGAGAGGGAATCACCGAACCTAAAATTTTCGATTGGTTGAAGGCCCACTGATATTTATTCCAAGCCCAAAAATCTTGTCTTTTTTCTTCTAATTCCTTTTGCGCCGCGGATAATTCTTCTTGCCCTGTTGAACCGCGCCGCAATTGAACCAGCCAAACCAAAAATATTCCCACTCCCAACAAAGGTGGAAAAGAAAATCCCAATGAAAATTGGACCGCCAAAGCCACCGTCGCAACACCCCCCAAAGCGATCAACCCCACCAAGGTTTTTTCCTCTATCGACCACGACTGTGGCCTGTCCAATTCTTCGACTTTGGCCTGGGCTTCTTCATAGGCCTTTTTGGCGTCATTATAAGCTTGCTGGACAAAAAGAGGCATTTGAGAAAATTGAGGAGTTTCGGCCGTTTCCAACGACTCTTCCATAGGCGGATAAATTTCTTCAAATCCTTTCAATATCGAGCGGACTTCATCCGCCAATTCTTTTTTTCTATCGAGGATTCTAGCGGAAGGAACGCCCTCGGAAATATTTAAATCTGTGGAGCGATTCCTCGATAAAATGGTCTCCATTCTTTTGAGCGCGTTTAGCAATATCGAGTGAACCTTATCTGCCAAATCTTTTATTTTATCGAGGGTTCTAACGGAGTGAACGTTTTCGGAAGTATTTGAATCTG contains:
- a CDS encoding putative zinc protease, producing the protein MKLIGALSFILIFHLPIYGEPGTPDPIAAFPSRVHKFVLKNGMRVLVLERPESQTVSFAMYVRTGGLDDESGKSGLAHMFEHMLFKGTKTIGTKNYAKEALLLDQIDQAEQAGDHKKLEELNKEHEKLLEPEEYWRIYERAGGQNLNASTGYDFTNYTVSLPKNQVKLWFAMEADRLKNPVLREFYKERSVVLEERRMRIDTSPQGKLWEAFLAAAFVAHPYGRPIVGWESDISRVTRQDATRFFKQHYDISRLVLAIAGGVKTQDIQKLCESHFASIASTPSPEEIRIPVEPLQEGERRVQVEFDAEPSLLIGYHRPDMRHADEPAFNVLQDILSSGRTSRFNRTIVEKNRIGVGVWAGGSAPGERDPNLFVMGGAPRAPHTVQDLEKAIWAEVEQIQKRGPTEAELEKVKNNLESAVIRGLASNEGLASQLAYYESVAGDWNFLIQLIQGIRSVTALDVKRVAQTYLTESNRTVAVLRRKK